In the genome of Paraburkholderia azotifigens, the window TGCTTCTGTTCGACGCGATGCGGGCCGACCGGACCTTCGAGGCGCACCAGCTGCGTCAGCTCCTGAAGCGAGCCGTCTTCGGCGATGGGCAGCACAGCAAGGCTCGCGCCGATGTGGTTCGACACGACGACATGGCGGCCCGTCGGATCGATCGCGAGGTGCACGGGATTCTTGCCCTGCGTGCTTTGCCGATTCAGGAACGTGAGCTTGCCGGTTGCCTTGTCGACCTTGAAGGCGCTGATGTCGCTGACGTCGCCATGCACGGTATAGAGATGCTCGCCGTTGCTGCTCAACGCGAGGAATGACGGATTGACGAGGTCTTTCACGAGTTGCACGAGTTCGAGCGCGCCCGTTTCCGTGTCGACCTGATAGACGCTGATGCCCTCGCCGTGGGCGTTCCGTTCGCGGGTGGTCCGCGATCCGACATAAGCAAACATGAGGTTCTTTCCTTTGAGATCTGTCTGGCGCAACGGCTGTTCCTCCGCGAAAACCGACCGTGCGGCGGGCCCGATGGCAGCCAGCACGCCGAGCGCCGCGGCGCCCTGAACGATGCGCCGCCGGGCTCCGTCGAGGGCCGCTTCGGCCGGCGAAACCCGCCTGTCATGGCCGGTTTTCTTCACGTGATGTCTCCGCATTGTTGTATCTGGGGTTTGCACTAGATTGCATTTTTACCTGGTAAAGTGCAAAAATACAGTCATGGAAAACACTTACTCCCCCACTGAAGCCCGCTTGAGCGTCGACGGCATGTCGTATCGCTTCGTCGATCTGCCCGGGTTGTTCGGCGACAGGCTGCGTGCATTGCCCGTCGTGATGCGGCTGCTGCTCGAAAACGTCGTCCGCAACATGGAAGGCGAAGAGCGGCGGCAAGCCGTCGAAGCCACCCTCGCGTGGACGGCACGCGCGACCAGCGAAGCCGAGATCGCGTTCCAGCCCAACCGCGTGCTGATGCACGACACGACGAGCACGCCCGCACTGGTCGACATTGCGGGGATGCGCGACGCGCTCGCGGAAGCTGGCGCGGACCCGGCGTCGCTCAATCCTGTGCTGCCCGTCGATTCATCCGTCGATCATTCGCTGGCCGTCGAGTCCTTCGCGCAGAAGGACGCGGCGCCTGAGAATCTCGCGCTCGAATTGCGCCGCAACGCGGAGCGCTACCGTTTCCTGCGCTGGGCGTCGAAGGCGCTGAAGGGCGTGCGCATTCATCCGCCGGGCACCGGGATCATGCATACGATCAACCTGGAGCAACTGGCGACCGTCGTCACGACAGTCGAGCGCGACGGCGAGCAATGGGCCGTGCCCGATACGCTGATCGGCACCGACAGCCACACGCCGATGATCAACGGCATCGGCGTGCTGGGCTGGGGCGTGGGCGGACTCGAAGCGCAGACGGTGATGTTCGGCATGCCCGTGATGCAGCGCATTCCCGATGTGATCGGCGTGCGGCTGACGGGCGCGATGCGGCCGGGCGTGCTCGCCACCGATCTCGCGCTGAAGGTGACACAGCGGCTGCGCGCCATCGGCGTGTCGGGCGAGTTCGTCGAGTACTTCGGTCCCGGTGTCGCGACGCTGAGCGCTGGCGACCGCGCCGTCGTCGCGAACATGGCGCCGGAATACGGCGCATCGACGGGCTTTTTCCCCGTCGATCAGCACACGCTCGACTATCTGCGCGCGACGTTCCGTTCCGAGGCGTCCATCAGGCTCGTCGAAGCGTTCACGCGGCACGCGGGCCTCTGGTTCGATCCGCAAGCCGAGCCGCGCTTCACGCGCACGATCGAGATCGATCTCGGCAGCGTCGGCATGCATATCGCCGGGCCGCGCCGTCCGCAGGATCTGCTCGATTACTCGCAAACGGCGGCGACGCTCGCCAGGCTTGCCTTCGAGCCTGTGCAACGTCATCCGACGATGCCGAAGCATCCCGTCGCGATTGCCGCGATCACGAGTTGCACGAATACATCCGATCCCGCGTTGCTGATGGCCGCTGGTCTGCTTGCCCGTAAAGCACGCGCGTTGGGCCTGAAGGTGCCGTCGTGGGTCAAGACGTCGCTTGGACCTGGCTCGCCCGCCGCCGCCGCGTATCTCGAACGCGCGAAGCTGATTGATGACTTGTCGGCTGTCGGCTTCGATATCGTCGGCTACGGCTGCACGACCTGCATCGGCAACTCGGGACCGTTGACGTCGCCGATCCGCGAAGCGCTCGCGCAGAAAAGCATCTATCCCGTCGCGATGCTGTCGGGCAACCGCAATTTCCCCGGCCGCATTCATCCCGATCTCGATCTCGGCTTCATCATGTCGCCGCCGCTCGTCATTGCCTTCGCGCTTGCGGGCGACGCCGAACGCGACCTGAGCGTCGAGCCGATCCAGCAGACAGCTGATGGCAAGCCCGTCTATCTGCGCGATCTCTGGCCGACGCGCGAAGAAGTCTCCGACGTCGTCAAAGCAGCCGCCGATCCGCGCGACTATCCGCGCGCCTTCGCGCTCGCGAGCCGCAATCCGGCGTGGCACGACCTCGATGCGCCCGACAGCGCGCGCTTCCCGTGGAATCCGGCATCGACGGCGTTGCGCCGCCCGCCGTTCGCGTCGGCGACACAGGGCAGCCAGCTCGGCCGCTACAGCGCGTATCCGTTGCTCGTGCTCGGCGACGACGTGACCACCGATCACATCTCGCCCGCCAGCGCGATTCCGAAGAACAGCTACGTCGCCGATTTCCTCGTGGCGCGCGGCGACGATCGCGACGACCTCAACGTGTTCGCCTCGCGGCGCGGCAACTGGGAAGTGATGGTGCGCGCCGCCTTCTACAACCGGACGCTCGTCAACCGGCTGCGCCCCGGCACGCCCGTCGCGCACACGCTGCACGTGCCGAGCGGCGACGTGCTGCCGATCTTCGAAGCCGCGCAGCGCTATCAGCAGAACGGCGACGCGGTCGTGCTTGTCGCGGGCGAGCGCTACGGCACGGGTTCGTCGCGCGACTGGGCAGCCAAGGGTCAACGGCTGCTCGGCATTCGCGCGGTGCTGGCCGTCAGTTTCGAGCGCATCCATCGGTCGAATCTGATCGGCATGGGCATACTGCCGCTGCGCCTGGCTCCGGGCGTCCATCCCGACACACTCGATCTCCAGCCGGGTGATAAGCTCGAAGTCGACGCTGCGGGTGATACGCTGTCGCCTCGTTGCAGGGTGCCCGTGCGCGTGGTTCGCGCGAACGGCAGCGTGCAGCCCATCGAGGCGACGGCGGCCGTCGAAACGCAACTCGAATGCACGCTGCTGCGTTCGGGCGGCGTGATCCCGCTGATATTGCAGAAAAGTTTGCTGACGCAGGAGGCTTGAGACCGGCCGCCGCTGCGTTCAAGCGATAAGCCGAAGGCAGAAGGCACGACTCACATGATCGACAGATCCATTGCGACCCAGATTGTTGAACTGATCAAGACGGAAGGACTCGACGCCGGCGCGCATCTGCCCGCACAGATGCTCGCCGACCGTCTGCGCGTGTCGCGCTCGCCCGTCAACGAGGCGCTGGCCTTGCTCCATGAGAAAGGCATCCTGACGCGCGAGAAGAATCGCGGGTTCTTCGTCGCCAAGCCTGTCGTCGAGCCGCTTGCGGACGTCGTGGATGAATTGGGCCTCGCGGAAACGGATATCGTGACGAGCGTGTATTTCCAGATCGCGGACGACCGTCTGAAAGGCCAGTTACCCGATGAGTTCTCGGAACAGCTGATCCGGACGCGTTATGGCTTGACGAACGCGCAGTTGACGGCCGTGATGGGACGCATCGCGCAGGAAGGCTGGGCCGAGCGCAAGCCGGGCTACGGCTGGCAGTTCTCGCCGATGCTGACCACACCCGACAGTCTGCTGAAGTCGTACCGGCTGCGTCTTGCGCTCGAACCTGCGGCGCTGCTGGAGCCGGGATACCGGCTCGAACGCAAGGTGCTGGAGCGCTGCCGCGATGTCGAGAAACATCTGCTGGCAGGCGGCATCGAAACGGATACAGCCGACCAGTTGCACGATCGCGGCGTGCGGTTTCACGAGTCGCTGGTCGAGGCATCGGGCAACAGCTTTTTTATCGACACGATCAAACGGGTCAACCGCGTGCGCCGTCTGCTGTCGTATCGTTCGATGCAGCATCGCGAACGCTACGTCGAACACGCGAAGCAGCATTTGCATCTGCTGGAACTGCTCGAACACGAGCGTAATGAAGAAGCGTCGGAAGCGATGCGCGAACATCTGCTGCATACGCTCGACGCACTCTCGCGCATCAGCGAGATCCTGGAACCCTGAGACCGCGACCTCACAGCGCGGCCGCAACGAGAGCCTCCATGACCATCGATCCATCCGTTGTCACTGCGTTCACACCGACGGGCAAATTGCGCGCGTCGATCAATCTCGGCAATCCGATTCTCGCTAACAAACACCCCGAGACGGGCGAGCCGTTCGGTGTATCGGTCGATCTCGCGCGTGCGTTCGCCGCGAAGCTCGGTGTCGAACTGGAACTGGTCGTGTTCGACGCGGCGGGCAAGTCGGTGCAGGCTGTCAGTGAGGAGCGCGCAGACTTCGGCTTCTTCGCCGTCGATCCGCTGCGGGGCGAGACGATCGCATTCACGGCGCCGTATGTGTTGATCGAAGGCTTCTATCTCGTTCGCGACGACTCGCCCGTGCGGACCAATGCGGATGTCGATCAGCCGCATAATCGCGTCGCCGTCGGCAAAGGCAGCGCGTACGACCTGTTTCTGACGCGCGAACTGAAAGCTGCGCAGATCGTGCGTGCGCCGACTTCGCCTGCCGTCGTGGAGACCTTCGTCGAGCAGAAGCTCGAAGTCGCGGCGGGCGTGAAGCAGCAGCTCGAAGCCGATGCCGCCAGGACCACGGGGCTTCGGCTGCTCGACGAACGGTTCATGGTCATCCAGCAGGCGATGGGCACGCCGAAGAGCCGTGGCCCGGCGGCTGCGGCCGCACTCCACGCGTTTGTCGAAGAGATGAAGGCGTCAGGCTTCGTTGCCGACGCGCTGGCGCGTCATGGGATCGCGGGAGCGTCGGTGGCGCCGAAGGCTTAGCGCTGTATCACCGCTACACGACCCGTTACGGCAACCCGTTCTCTCCCGCAGCATGCGCATCGATCCGTACAGTCTGGAGCTGTTCATTTCCGTCGTGCAGGAAGGCTCCATCGCGCGGGCGGCGAGCCGCAATCACATCGCGCCATCCGCATTGAGCCGGCGCCTCGCCGACCTCGAAGCGGCCATGGGACTTCCGTTGCTGATCCGCTCGCCATCCGGCGTCGAGTTGACGGAAGCAGGCCGTCACGCGTTCGCGCGCGCGGTTTCCGTTCATGACCAGTTGCAGTCGCTGGCGCGCGAGGTTCAGTCGCTCAGCGGCCAGGTCGCGGGCGTCGTGCGTCTGTATGCGAACGCGTCGGCGATCGTCGGTTTCCTGCCCGAGCGCCTGAAGGCTTTCCAGGCTCGTTATCCGCTCGTGCAGATTGCGTTGACAGAACAGATCAGCGACGAGGTGATCCGCGCCTGCGTGGACGATCGCGCGGACGTGGGCATCTCCGCGAGCAGCGAGATACCGGGCGGCCTGGACTCATGGCACTTTGCCGACGATCCGCTGATGGTCGTCGTGCCGCCCGGCCACGAACTCGCCGCACTTGAAGCGCCGTCGTTCAACGACGTCATCCGCTTCCCGCTCGTCGCACTGCAGGCGGGCGGATCGCTCGATCAGATCCTGAAGGAACGCGCCGACGCCGCCCGCACGCCGCTCGATCTGTCCGTGACGGTCAACAGTTTCGATGCGCAATGCCGGATGGTCGAAGCAGGCCTTGGCATCGGCATCGTGCCCACCAGCGCGGCGTCCGCGTTCGCGGGATCGCATGGTTTCGTGCGCCGGCCGCTCGACGAGCCATGGGCGCGCGCCCGCGTCCTGCGGGTTCACGCGCTCCGCAAATCGTCGCGTCTGAAGGCCGTGCAGGCGCTGATCGAATCGCTTGCCATGCACGAGGGTTAACGAGGACATCGCGATTTGCGATGCCCCCTTTGCCAATCGAGCACTTCGTTGCCGCCGCCGTCGCCGTCTAGATTTCCGTTGAAGGAGAAATCAGATGGCGACACTGGAATTGACGGGCCGGATCCTGTTTCTTTGCGACGATCCCGAACAGGTTGAACGCCAGCTCGGCGGCGTCGATCTGACGGAGGCAACGGCGGGCACGCTGCGCGACGACGTCTCGACGGACGAGATCACGCCGATGAGCGTGCTCACTCGCTTCGACGAGCGGCTCGGGCGCTTTCCGTATCTCGGCTTTCGCACGCGCGGCCGCAATCCCATCGCCCCCGACGCGATCCGCGCGGGCGGCTTCTGCGTGACGGTGGCGGGCAACCGTTATGGCAAGGGTTCGTCGCGCGAACACAGCCCGCTTGCGGAATATCACGCGGGCATCCGGCTCGTGATCGCGAAGAGCTTCGAGCGGATCTACCGGCAGAATGCCGATAATCTGGGTCTCTTCACGTCGACGGACTTCGGGTTGATCGAACGCATCCGGCGCGGCGAGCCGATCGATATCGACGAACTCGTTGCGTCGCGCGACAGTCTCTCCGCTTCGATCCTGCGCAGCGGCGGTCTGCTGCGCTATGGCGCGCGGCACATGCGAAAAATCGAAACGGCAAAAAGCCCCGCCGATCACGCGCCGCGCACGCTTGCGCAAAAAATTCTGGAACGTCACGCGCTGCGCACGGAAGGCACGGGCGCATCGCTCGCACCAGGCGCCGGCGTTTTCGTGCGCGCCGACTGGCGCTTCATCCACGAGTACTACACGGGCATGGCGACGCACATGCTGCACGCGACGTTCGGCAAGCCGCTGTCGCTGCATCAGCCCGACAGTATTCTCGCTTTCGAAGACCATCTGTCGTATTCGCACAAGAGCGAACTGCACATCCGGAACGGCTTGCTGCCCGACGTGCGCGAATTGTCGGCGGCACACCGGCAGTTCGCGCAAGACTATGCATTGACGAACCACGGCTATCTGTCCGAAACGGGCAGCGGCAACGACGAAGGCTCGGAAGGCATCTCGCACGCGATGATGGCGGAGCGCTACGCGTTGCCGGGCCAGTTGATCGTCGGCACGGATTCGCACACGCCGCATAGCGGCGCGCTCGGATGCGTGGCGTTCGGCGTCGGCACCACGGACATGGCGAACGCGTTCGTCACGGGCGCAGTGCGGATGACCGTGCCGCAATCACTGCGCGTCGATTTCAACGGATCGATTCCACCCGGCGTGACGGCAAAGGATCTCGTCCTGCATCTGCTCGCCGAGCCCGCGATTCGTGCCGGCGCGGGCGTGGGCAAGGTGTTCGAGTTCGCGGGCTCAGCCATGCCGCTACTGACGACTGACGAGCGCACGACCCTCACGAACATGACGGCGGAACTCGGCGGCTTCACGGGCATCGTCGCGCCCGATGCGCAGACCGTGCGCTTCCTCAAGGAACGCCGCGGCATCGACTTCGTCATCGAACCGTGGATGCGCAGCGACGCGGGCGCGACCTATGCCGACGTGATCGAGATCGACTGCACGCGCATCACGCCGATGCTCGCCGCGCCCGGCGATCCCGGCAACGGCGTCGCGCTGCGCGATCTGGCGGAGCGTCCGCACGTCGATATCGCGTATGGCGGCTCGTGCACGGCGGGCAAGCGCGAAGACTTCGACCACTATCACGAAGTGCTGGCCTGGGCGGCAGCGCGCGGCATGCGTGTGCCTGCGGATGTGAAGCTGTATCTGCAGTTCGGCACGTCCGACGTCAGGGACTACTGCGCGGAGCGCGGCTACCTCGATGCATTCGAGCGGGTCGGCGCGATCCTGCTGCAACCGTCGTGCGGCGCATGCGCGAACTGCGGACCGGGTTCGTCGACGGATGCGGGCGACGTGACGATCAGCGCAATCAACCGCAATTTCCCGGGCCGCTCGGGTCCAGGCCAGGTGTGGCTTGCGAGCCCGCCGACCGTCGCGGCGAGCGCGCTCGCTGGCCATATTGCTTCGTTCGCTGAATTGCAGGCGCAGTACGCGTGAAGCACCGGTTGACTGAATCCCCTGGACCGGCCGCTTCGTGAAGTTGTTGAACATCCAAAACTACGAGACTGGAGACACACATGACCACCCTGGAGGGCGCCTCTGATCTACGCGCCGCCGATCATCCCGCGCGCGCCGACACATCCCAGGCGGCCGGAACGGGCGAGATTTCCGCGCGACTCGACCGGCTTCCCGCGACCCGCGCAGTCTGGAAGCTGATTCTGCTGCTGAGCCTCGGATTCTTCTTCGAACTCTACGATCTGCTCTACACCGGCTACGTCGCGCCAGGCCTCGTCAAGAGCGGCATTCTCACGCCGACCACCACGGGCCTGTTCGGCACGTCGGGCGTCGCGAGCTTCATTGCCGCGCTCTTCTGCGGGCTGTTCATCGGCACTGTCGCGTGCGGATTTCTCGCCGACCGTTTCGGCCGCCGCGCGATCTTCACGTGGTCGCTGCTCTGGTACGTCGCGGCCAACACGGTGATGGCGTTCCAGGACACCGCGAGCGGTCTGAACCTGTGGCGCTTCATCTCGGGAATGGGCATCGGCGTCGAGCTGATCACGATCGGCACATATATGTCCGAACTCGCACCGAAGCATCTGCGCGGCAGGGCCTTTGCGATCTGCCAGACGATCGGCTTTTCGGCCGTGCCTGTCGTCGCGTTTCTTTCTTATCTGCTGGTGCCCGCCGCGCCGTTCGGCGTGGACGGCTGGCGCTGGGTCGTGCTGCTCGGCGGCATCAGCGCGCTCTTCGTCTGGTACTTCCGGCGCAATCTGCCCGAAAGCCCGCGCTGGCTCGCGAGCAAAGGACGCATCCGCGAAGCGAATGAAGTGCTCGCGCGTCTCGAAGCGCAGGTCGAGCGGCAATACGGGCAGCCGCTGCCCGAACCGGGCACGCCCGATCCCGCTCCGCGCAAGGCCGGTTTCGCGGATATGTGGAAGCCGCCGTATCGCAAGCGCACGCTGATGCTGATCGCCTTTCACATTTTCCAGACGATCGGCTTCTACGGCTTCGCGAACTGGGTGCCGACCTTGCTGGTCAAGCAAGGCATCACGGTGACGTCGAGCCTGCTGTACACGACGGTCATCGGTCTCGCTGCGCCGCTCGGGCCGTTGCTCGGC includes:
- the acnA gene encoding aconitate hydratase AcnA; this encodes MENTYSPTEARLSVDGMSYRFVDLPGLFGDRLRALPVVMRLLLENVVRNMEGEERRQAVEATLAWTARATSEAEIAFQPNRVLMHDTTSTPALVDIAGMRDALAEAGADPASLNPVLPVDSSVDHSLAVESFAQKDAAPENLALELRRNAERYRFLRWASKALKGVRIHPPGTGIMHTINLEQLATVVTTVERDGEQWAVPDTLIGTDSHTPMINGIGVLGWGVGGLEAQTVMFGMPVMQRIPDVIGVRLTGAMRPGVLATDLALKVTQRLRAIGVSGEFVEYFGPGVATLSAGDRAVVANMAPEYGASTGFFPVDQHTLDYLRATFRSEASIRLVEAFTRHAGLWFDPQAEPRFTRTIEIDLGSVGMHIAGPRRPQDLLDYSQTAATLARLAFEPVQRHPTMPKHPVAIAAITSCTNTSDPALLMAAGLLARKARALGLKVPSWVKTSLGPGSPAAAAYLERAKLIDDLSAVGFDIVGYGCTTCIGNSGPLTSPIREALAQKSIYPVAMLSGNRNFPGRIHPDLDLGFIMSPPLVIAFALAGDAERDLSVEPIQQTADGKPVYLRDLWPTREEVSDVVKAAADPRDYPRAFALASRNPAWHDLDAPDSARFPWNPASTALRRPPFASATQGSQLGRYSAYPLLVLGDDVTTDHISPASAIPKNSYVADFLVARGDDRDDLNVFASRRGNWEVMVRAAFYNRTLVNRLRPGTPVAHTLHVPSGDVLPIFEAAQRYQQNGDAVVLVAGERYGTGSSRDWAAKGQRLLGIRAVLAVSFERIHRSNLIGMGILPLRLAPGVHPDTLDLQPGDKLEVDAAGDTLSPRCRVPVRVVRANGSVQPIEATAAVETQLECTLLRSGGVIPLILQKSLLTQEA
- a CDS encoding GntR family transcriptional regulator, encoding MIDRSIATQIVELIKTEGLDAGAHLPAQMLADRLRVSRSPVNEALALLHEKGILTREKNRGFFVAKPVVEPLADVVDELGLAETDIVTSVYFQIADDRLKGQLPDEFSEQLIRTRYGLTNAQLTAVMGRIAQEGWAERKPGYGWQFSPMLTTPDSLLKSYRLRLALEPAALLEPGYRLERKVLERCRDVEKHLLAGGIETDTADQLHDRGVRFHESLVEASGNSFFIDTIKRVNRVRRLLSYRSMQHRERYVEHAKQHLHLLELLEHERNEEASEAMREHLLHTLDALSRISEILEP
- a CDS encoding ABC transporter substrate-binding protein; this encodes MTIDPSVVTAFTPTGKLRASINLGNPILANKHPETGEPFGVSVDLARAFAAKLGVELELVVFDAAGKSVQAVSEERADFGFFAVDPLRGETIAFTAPYVLIEGFYLVRDDSPVRTNADVDQPHNRVAVGKGSAYDLFLTRELKAAQIVRAPTSPAVVETFVEQKLEVAAGVKQQLEADAARTTGLRLLDERFMVIQQAMGTPKSRGPAAAAALHAFVEEMKASGFVADALARHGIAGASVAPKA
- a CDS encoding LysR family transcriptional regulator — encoded protein: MRIDPYSLELFISVVQEGSIARAASRNHIAPSALSRRLADLEAAMGLPLLIRSPSGVELTEAGRHAFARAVSVHDQLQSLAREVQSLSGQVAGVVRLYANASAIVGFLPERLKAFQARYPLVQIALTEQISDEVIRACVDDRADVGISASSEIPGGLDSWHFADDPLMVVVPPGHELAALEAPSFNDVIRFPLVALQAGGSLDQILKERADAARTPLDLSVTVNSFDAQCRMVEAGLGIGIVPTSAASAFAGSHGFVRRPLDEPWARARVLRVHALRKSSRLKAVQALIESLAMHEG
- a CDS encoding aconitase family protein, whose product is MATLELTGRILFLCDDPEQVERQLGGVDLTEATAGTLRDDVSTDEITPMSVLTRFDERLGRFPYLGFRTRGRNPIAPDAIRAGGFCVTVAGNRYGKGSSREHSPLAEYHAGIRLVIAKSFERIYRQNADNLGLFTSTDFGLIERIRRGEPIDIDELVASRDSLSASILRSGGLLRYGARHMRKIETAKSPADHAPRTLAQKILERHALRTEGTGASLAPGAGVFVRADWRFIHEYYTGMATHMLHATFGKPLSLHQPDSILAFEDHLSYSHKSELHIRNGLLPDVRELSAAHRQFAQDYALTNHGYLSETGSGNDEGSEGISHAMMAERYALPGQLIVGTDSHTPHSGALGCVAFGVGTTDMANAFVTGAVRMTVPQSLRVDFNGSIPPGVTAKDLVLHLLAEPAIRAGAGVGKVFEFAGSAMPLLTTDERTTLTNMTAELGGFTGIVAPDAQTVRFLKERRGIDFVIEPWMRSDAGATYADVIEIDCTRITPMLAAPGDPGNGVALRDLAERPHVDIAYGGSCTAGKREDFDHYHEVLAWAAARGMRVPADVKLYLQFGTSDVRDYCAERGYLDAFERVGAILLQPSCGACANCGPGSSTDAGDVTISAINRNFPGRSGPGQVWLASPPTVAASALAGHIASFAELQAQYA
- a CDS encoding MFS transporter; the protein is MTTLEGASDLRAADHPARADTSQAAGTGEISARLDRLPATRAVWKLILLLSLGFFFELYDLLYTGYVAPGLVKSGILTPTTTGLFGTSGVASFIAALFCGLFIGTVACGFLADRFGRRAIFTWSLLWYVAANTVMAFQDTASGLNLWRFISGMGIGVELITIGTYMSELAPKHLRGRAFAICQTIGFSAVPVVAFLSYLLVPAAPFGVDGWRWVVLLGGISALFVWYFRRNLPESPRWLASKGRIREANEVLARLEAQVERQYGQPLPEPGTPDPAPRKAGFADMWKPPYRKRTLMLIAFHIFQTIGFYGFANWVPTLLVKQGITVTSSLLYTTVIGLAAPLGPLLGYWIADRFERKHVIVCMAALNIVSGLLFSQAASAVAIVMLGVLLTLAGNIISFTYHAYQQELYPTAIRARAVGFVYSWSRLSAVFSSFVIAFTLKEFGVTGVFVFIAGAMALVIVAIGLMGPRTLGKSLESISH